The Humulus lupulus chromosome 3, drHumLupu1.1, whole genome shotgun sequence genome window below encodes:
- the LOC133824175 gene encoding isopentenyl-diphosphate Delta-isomerase I-like, whose amino-acid sequence MKIQIEVEQGQQHDDNNSGVIAYAFTTTEQMIFEASTYHEVVTCREKLCILVDENDQVVGHDTKYNCHLMEKIEKENLLHKAFSVFLFNSKYELLLQQHSATKVTFPLVWTNTYCSHPLYRESELIAEEALGARNAAQRKLLDELGIPAEDVPVDQFTPLGRMLYKAPSDGKWGEHEHAVQRGVQPDQIIFTDVAMKGEHIKRNDLADLFLDT is encoded by the exons ATGAAAATACAGATTGAGGTGGAACAAGGACAACAGCATGATGACAACAACTCAG GCGTGATTGCATATGCCTTTACAACTACTGAACAAATGATTTTTGAGGCTTCTACATATCATGAAGTTGTTACTTGCAGAGAAAAATT ATGCATTCTAGTGGATGAGAATGACCAGGTTGTTGGTCATGATACAAAATATAATT GTCACTTGATGGAAAAGATTGAAAAGGAAAATTTGCTACACAAGGCTTTCAGTGTGTTTTTGTTCAACTCGAAATACGAGTTGCTTCTTCAG CAACATTCTGCAACAAAGGTAACGTTTCCCCTTGTGTGGACAAACACCTATTGCAGCCATCCACTCTACCGTGAATCTGAGCTTATCGCTGAGGAGGCCCTTG GAGCAAGGAATGCCGCACAGAGGAAGCTGTTAGATGAACTGGGTATTCCTGCTGAAGATGTGCCAGTTGATCAATTTACCCCACTAGGCAGGATGCTGTACAAAGCTCCTTCTGATGGAAAATGGGGCGAGCACGAAC ATGCTGTTCAAAGAGGTGTACAACCAGATCAGATTATTTTCACAGATGTTGCCATGAAGGGTGAACATATCAAGCGCAATGATTTAGCAGATTTATTCTTGGACACGTAA